In Zingiber officinale cultivar Zhangliang chromosome 8B, Zo_v1.1, whole genome shotgun sequence, a single genomic region encodes these proteins:
- the LOC122015633 gene encoding uncharacterized protein LOC122015633, translated as MAIKETMVGAVLACRLHLAVAAALAAAAFSLASAGPSFAAVAGFFWPLLVSTGALLVIVAVLLRISPLPGEASGEGGLADFVAGCPEVSQLAAAGGSFHQYGDREPREAAEAEEEDEEAEAAAERPEPSQ; from the coding sequence ATGGCGATCAAGGAGACGATGGTGGGAGCGGTGTTGGCGTGCCGGCTCCACCTGGCTGTCGCCGCCGCCCTGGCTGCGGCGGCATTCTCCCTCGCAAGCGCCGGACCCAGCTTCGCTGCCGTCGCCGGCTTCTTCTGGCCCCTCCTCGTCTCCACCGGAGCTTTGCTCGTCATCGTCGCCGTCCTACTCCGGATCTCGCCGCTCCCGGGGGAGGCATCCGGGGAGGGAGGCCTCGCCGACTTCGTCGCCGGCTGTCCAGAGGTCTCTCAGCTTGCTGCTGCGGGCGGGAGCTTCCACCAATATGGCGATCGGGAGCCACGGGAGGCAGcagaggcggaggaggaggacgaggagGCGGAGGCGGCGGCGGAGCGACCTGAGCCGTCGCAGTGA